The genomic DNA TCTCCCCTCCTTATCTCCATCGATCAAGAAGGCGGACGTGTCTCACGGTTGCCGAAGGACTTTACGATTTTCCCCCCGTGCGAAGTATTGGGGCAATGCCGCTCTTCGGAACTGGCTTACGCCGCAGCAGCGACGACCGCGAAAGAGCTCAAGGCCGTCGGCATCAACATGAATATGTCCCCGGTGTTGGATGTGAACAGCAATCCCGCCAATCCAGTGATCGGCGATCGAGCATTCGGCACGACTCCCGAGGTCGTGTCTGAATTGGGGTTGGCCACGATGGCAGGTCTCCAAGACAATCGCGTCGTGGCGTGCGGGAAGCATTTTCCCGGTCATGGCGATACCAGCTCGGACTCGCACAAGGAATTGCCCGTGGTGACGGCGCCGCGCGAGCGACTTGAGCGTATTGAATTTCCACCATTCCGACGTGCGATCGCGAGCGGCGTGGCGACGATGATGACCGCCCATGTTTTGTATCAGGCTTTGGATGAGAACCGGCCGGCCACCCTGTCTCCGGCGATCATCGGGAGATTTCTTCGTGAGGAGTGGCACTACGACGGTGTCGTGTTGACGGACGATCTCGAAATGCATGCCATCATCGATCACTACGGCATCGGCGACGCGACGGTACAGGCCATCCAGGCCGGTTGTGACATGCCGTTGATCTGTAAAGACCGCAATAGAGCCGTCGCCGCGCTGACTGCCTTTGATAAGGCGGTAGCAAACGGGGACATTTCTGCCGGACGGTTGGCTCAGTCTCTCTCACGTATCCGTCGCCTGAAAGAACGGTTCCTTCTTCCCTATCGACCCGTGGTGATTTCTGATGCCAGACTCGTGGTGGGCTGCCGAAGCCACAAGGCTCTTTTACGCTCCATCGATCAGACGCGAGAACGATTCTCGAAAGCACACCTCTGACATTTGGAGAATTGGCTTGGGCCCTACCAAGATGGAAGACCTCCTCAATACAGTGAAGAAGCGAAACCTTAAGCCTCCCACTGAATATCTTGCCCTCTTCTCATCTCTTGTGGCATCATGAACGTCCCTTGGAGGGCCTTATGGCCTCATTGCTTGAGTATGTTGGATCCGTCCATATTTTCCTTGGGCCCTACCGGGGTAATCCGATCGCTTTGTATTTGCGGAGGACGGAGTCGGGCTGCCAGATCGGACCCAAGGTTTATCCTTGGAATGATGTCATGGGCGTCGGCGAAACACCGAATAAGGCAGCAGCTGATTTTGAGGAAAAATGGAAAACAAAGGGCTTAACGGCGGACATGTATTCGGGTCCTGCTTGGGAAGGAGGCATTAAGCCGGAGAGGCCGGCACCCCCCAAACCGGCTACCACTACACCCAAATCACCTCCTCCCTCCAAGCCCGCGGTCGCTCCAGGAGAGACCGCGTCCGGATCTCCTACTCCGACTGTTCCCGCCACGAATACCGTTCGAACTGCTACAGTTCCCGTTGAAGAGAATTCTACCGTTATACCTGCTTCCGCAACCCGGCCTTCTGGAAAGTCGGACTAGCCTCCATCACGAATTGCTCTCTGATTCATCGTGAATGCGAACCACTGTTGACGGCCTGTGCGGCTAGTTTGCTGTGTTTGATCCCATAAGCGGCATACATGAGAATGCCAATGATGGTCCATACCCCAAAACGAATCCAGGTTGCCCAAGGCAAACCAGCCATCAGGTAAAGACATGCCGTTATGCTCAAGATAGGCACGAGAGGCATCAAGGGAATACGAAAGGGTCTGGGCAGATCCGGCTTTGTGTACCGTAGCAGCAGGACACCAATGCAGACCAACACAAAGGCGAAGAAGGTCCCAATGTTGGTCATATCGGCTGCATCCCCTATCCGAAAGAACGCTGCAAGAATTGCGACGGCGACACCGGTTAGAATCGTTGCACGATGCGGGGTCCCAAAGGTTGGATGAACCTTGGATAGTCCAGGGCTTAAGAGTTGATCGCGCGACATGGCAAAGAAGACGCGGATTTGTCCCAGCATCATCACAACCAATACACTGGTAATACCAGCCACAGCCCCGATAGCCACAATAGCGGCCCCCCATTTGAACCCCACGAGACTCAGCGCTTCGGCCACCGGGGCATGAATGTCAATTTGGGTTGCGGGGACCAGGCCGGTGATTACAGCAGCCACGGAAATATAGAGCACCGTACAAACAGCCAGCGAGCCAATGATACCGATCGGAACATCTCGTTGAGGGTTGCGGGCCTCCTCTGCAGCAGTAGAGACGGCATCAAACCCGATATAGGCAAAGAAAATGATGGCCGCCGCGGCTCGAACGCCCTCGAAGCCGTTGGGCATGAAGGGTTTCCAATTATCGGCGTTGACGGCGGGAGCCCCAACCACGATGAAAAAAAGAATGACCCCAAGTTTGAGGAGCACGATCAGACCAGCTACGCGGGCACTCTCTTTAATTCCTATCACGAGGAGGAGCGTGACGAGCAATACGATGATCGCAGCTGGAAAATTGGCGATACTTCCCTCCGGACCACCCGCCCAATGCGGTGGATTGGTTGCCCAATAGGGCAGTTCCAAACCCGCAAGCTTCAGTAATTTGTTGAAATAGCCGGACCAACCGATGGCAACCGCCACGCATGCCACACCGTATTCCAGGATCAGGTTCCACCCCGTGAGCCAGGCAAGAAACTCACCCAGCGTGGCGTAAGAAAAGGTGTACGCTGACCCCGCAACTGGGATCATCGCTGAAAATTCGGCATAACACAGCGCGGCTAGCGCACAGGTGAAGCCGGAAAGAATGAAGGAGAGGACGATGCCTGGCCCCGCTCCCGGCCTATGCGCATCGCCGACTATGGCGGTACCGATCAGGACGAAAATGCCGGTCCCGATAATCGCGCCGATCCCAAGCGCCGTGAGATCCCACGCCGTTAATGTTTTTTTGAGACGATGCTCCGGATGCTCGGCGTCGGCCAGGATTTGATCGATGGGTTTCGTCCGGAGAAGTCGGCTGCTCACGGTCTCTCTTGAGCTCAGCGTGCAAAAGTTCGTTGCGGTGGGATCAATTGGCGGAAGCTCCATCTGACATCAAAATATAGCAAGAGACCGGGAGTCTTGTTGATCGTGATTATTAGAACAGTCCAGGGGAATCATGCGTGCGTCCGACAGGCCGCGTGTAGTAGCGCTTCAAATAGCCGACGATGGACGGCATGCCGTTCGAACAAGAATTCCGGGTGCCATTGGATTGCGAGTAGAAACCGATGTGCGGGGGATTCAATCGCTTCTATAATCCCATCCGGTGCCACGGCACTTGTCTTGAGCGACGGAGCGACTGTCTTGACCGATTGGTGGTGAGAACTATTCACCATGAGTTTTTTCCTGGCGACGACCTTGTTCAAGAGGCTCTTGGGCGCCACGGTCACCGGGTGAGCGACATAAACCGCTTTTGCTTTTTGACGATGATCCAATGCGCCGGGGACTTGTGCCGGAATGTCCTGATAGAGACTCCCTCCGCTAGCAACATTCACGGTCTGCATCCCTCCACAGATTCCGAGAAGCGGAAGATCCCGTTTCATTGCTTGATGGACTAACTCCAATTCAAAGTCGGCACGGCGCTTACTCACAAGCGGAAATTTGTAGCGCTGCCGCTCTCCATAGAGACGCGGTGGAAGATCCGGTCCGCTGCCGGTGATGAGCAGCCCATCGACACGGTCAAGAAGCCGTCGTCGAGCGGACGGTTCCGCTACGAAAGGAAGGATCAGAGGAATACCGCCGAGCTCTTCAACGGCCCGAATGTAGCGAGCCCGCAAGAAGTAGGTCGGCTCATGCCCGCCCATATCCTTCCTGTCACCGGCATTAAAGTCTGGGGTCACGCCAATGACAGGTTTCATAACTCAATTCAATGCGCAGACTAGTTCGCCGGGGCAGGCGTGACCATAGTTCCCTCATTTTCGGCAGCAACACCGAGAAAACGGATTGGACGATCACCACTAAGATGCTCGGGAAAGATGGCATAGTCTCCGAGAATGCTGGGAACCCAGATACTCTTCGCCGTTGGTTCACTGAATCCCGAAAAAACATAGGCGAGACCGCCGACTATTCCACCCCCTATGGCAAATGCCGCTTTAAACGGAAAATACAGAATCGTGGCGACGGCTGACGCAGCTCCCATCCCGGCTCCGGAATAGGTTCCTTGCTGCGCCTCAGCGGATGACGACTGACTCCAAGCAGGAGCGACAAGCATCGAACAGTAAGTGATGACAACAATGAGAACCGCGATTGGGAGTCTCACGTGAAGCGCCTCCTTCCTTTTCAAATCCACGACGATGGAATGCATGAACGATCATACACGAATCCCGGGATGCGTTATAACAAATTCGCTGCTGAATACAACCCCCATGGACCTCGATATTAACAAGATGATGGCACCGAATGATGCGGAGCCAGATCCAACTCTCCCAAGATGTAGGTGAGAATATAGTCTGCGCGATTGCTGGCCTCCTGATCCAATTCAATCGTCAACTCATCGGTAAGAATTCGCTGATTTTCTTGGGTTAGACCCGCCTGTAATCTGAGATCCAGTTTGCACCAACAAACGGCTTGTGCAAAGAAATCCCCTATCCGTTCCTGATAGTGAGGACGCTGGTGGGGGTCGAGCGCCATCAGACTCTTCGCTAGTCGATCAGCAAGGCGTATCTTCTGTCGAAGCCCCGTCAGCTGTTCAGTGCTCACCTCGACAGAAACCTGGATGCCCGCTTTCCAACTTCGTTTTTTCACGTTGAACACACAGGTCAGCACGTCGGGTTGTCCCTCAACCGACTCAGGCCCGAAGAAGAACGTGATCCGATAAGATGAGAGGTCACGGGGTGATTGGGGAACCATGGGAAGCCATTGTACCATGATTCGCAAGGAGACTTGAGGGTTTGATTGACGGCCCTGTACCCCAGGGATAAGATGGAAACCCATGAGCGATGTAGCCCATCAAATGCGGATCGTTGCGATCCAAGAAGCACTCGGAGACATGGGCACGTTAGATGGATGGCTTCTCTACGACTTTCGCGGCAGTGATCCGCTCGCCTATCGGGTTTTGCTTCTTGATCCGACCCAGCATGTCACTCGGCGCTGGTACTATTGGATCCCTACGTCGGGAGACCCGGTCAAACTCCTTCACAGGATCGAACCACATATGCTGGATGAGTTACCTGGTCAGGTCCAGCAGTACGTCTCATGGGAACAGCAACGTCTGTTATTGGCCTCCCTGTTGCGAGGTCGCAGACGAATCGCCATGCAGTATTCACCGTTCAATGCTGTACCGTATCTGTCCAGAGTTGACGCAGGTACGATCGAGTTGATTCGTAGTTTTGGGATCGATGTGGCGTCATCGGCCGATCTTGTCCAACGATTCGAAGCCGTCTGGACGGAGGAGCAACTGGAATCCCATCGATACGCAGTGACCGCCCTCAGAAACATTGTCGAAGAGGCTTTCGCCCACGTGGCGTCCTGTCTCACCAGTGAACGTCCGCTATCTGAATATGGTCTGCAGCAGTTTATTCTTTCGCGTATTCGCGATGCGGGCATGACGACGTCCAGTGCCCCGATTGCAGCTGTTGATGCCCATAGCGCCGATCCACACTATGGGCCGACTGAGTCAGGCTCTTCATTAATCACGCGAGACAATTTGATTCTGATCGATTTATGGGCGAAACAAACGGCACCGGGCTCGGTCTATGGGGATATCACTTGGACAGGCTATACCGGTATGCAAGTACCGGCAAAGCAGCGCATGATCTTTGAGCATGTTCGACGCGGACGCGATGCCGCGCTGTCGTTTGTCCAGGATCAGGTGTCTACAGGCCGATTTCCTTGCGGATGGGAAGTCGATGATGTCTGCCGTAATACGATTCGAGCAGCGGGCTACGGCGACTTCTTCATTCATCGGACCGGCCACTCGATCGGTGAGGAAGTCCATGGTAATGGAGCTAATATCGACAACCTAGAAACCCAGGACAGTCGTCGGCTCCTGCCGAGAACCTGCTTTTCTATCGAACCGGGGATCTACCTGCCGGAAGAGTTTGGGATCAGGAGTGAGATTGACGTTTATATATCGGATCGAGAAGCCGTCGTGCATGGCTTACCACTTCAAACCGAAATCATGTCTCTTCTCTGACCCTCCATAATCTGAACATTCTGTTCTGTCCTTTCTTGACACCATGTCTGAGGGGCGGCTAGATTCATTCATCCGGCAGGATACTTCCGGTTCATGCGAGGCCGTCCATGTTCGGCACAATGGGTTTCTCTGAACTCATTATCATTCTAGTCATCGTGCTGATTATTTTTGGAGCGGGCCGTCTTCCGCAGATAGGAGAAGGTGTTGGCAAGGCATTGAAAGGATTTAGAAAAGAAGTCAATGAAGCGCCCCAACCCACTTCAGATCAGGCCGAACCAGATCAGCCACAAGCCATTCGGACTCCGGCATCTATTGCAGCGCCACCGGCTCCGATTGCAGAATCATCGTCAGTAACAACTAGGCCGAACATTCCCTATGGCCCTGGTCCGGAACTGACGCCCGGCACGACCGCCTCGTTACTGTACAATACAGGCCTTCAGGCCCCACCAATATCGGCTCCTTCCCAAAATCAAGCATCGGCATCAGCCTCCAACCCGGTATCGATGGAGGAGCGAGCTGCAGAGCCTCCTCCGAGGGCTCACGCTTCGTATCCGCCTTTGCCGGCTGGTTCCCAAGCAAAACCAACGGCTAAACGTCCTTCCGCCATTGTGAACAAAGATGCGGTGGCTCGTGTACAGGCGCAACAGGCCACGCTCAAAGCCAAAACGCTGCAATCAGCAGCGACGGTATCCCCCGATGACCTGCAGCATCTCGGTGAAGGCTTAGGAGAAGTCGTGAGAACGTTCCGACAAGCCGTAACCGATGTCCGCAATAGCGTCGATCCTCAAATGTGTACGATTCAGGCCGAAATGGATGCGGCCAAAAAAGAAATCCAACAATCCATCGAAGCGGCTCAAGAACTCCCATCGGTCCAAGAGGACCCTCAGAAATCAGCATGACTCTCATCCAAACGACTCTCTATTTTTTTCAATTCCCTGCAAGC from Nitrospira sp. includes the following:
- a CDS encoding Aminopeptidase YpdF (MP-, MA-, MS-, AP-, NP- specific), translating into MSDVAHQMRIVAIQEALGDMGTLDGWLLYDFRGSDPLAYRVLLLDPTQHVTRRWYYWIPTSGDPVKLLHRIEPHMLDELPGQVQQYVSWEQQRLLLASLLRGRRRIAMQYSPFNAVPYLSRVDAGTIELIRSFGIDVASSADLVQRFEAVWTEEQLESHRYAVTALRNIVEEAFAHVASCLTSERPLSEYGLQQFILSRIRDAGMTTSSAPIAAVDAHSADPHYGPTESGSSLITRDNLILIDLWAKQTAPGSVYGDITWTGYTGMQVPAKQRMIFEHVRRGRDAALSFVQDQVSTGRFPCGWEVDDVCRNTIRAAGYGDFFIHRTGHSIGEEVHGNGANIDNLETQDSRRLLPRTCFSIEPGIYLPEEFGIRSEIDVYISDREAVVHGLPLQTEIMSLL
- a CDS encoding beta-glycosyl hydrolase — translated: MSYNQIGQLFMIGFDGTTVSAELTSFLREYKPGGVILFSRNLESIAQIIELTSDLQRCSPHSPLLISIDQEGGRVSRLPKDFTIFPPCEVLGQCRSSELAYAAAATTAKELKAVGINMNMSPVLDVNSNPANPVIGDRAFGTTPEVVSELGLATMAGLQDNRVVACGKHFPGHGDTSSDSHKELPVVTAPRERLERIEFPPFRRAIASGVATMMTAHVLYQALDENRPATLSPAIIGRFLREEWHYDGVVLTDDLEMHAIIDHYGIGDATVQAIQAGCDMPLICKDRNRAVAALTAFDKAVANGDISAGRLAQSLSRIRRLKERFLLPYRPVVISDARLVVGCRSHKALLRSIDQTRERFSKAHL
- a CDS encoding Glutamine amidotransferase, class I, translated to MKPVIGVTPDFNAGDRKDMGGHEPTYFLRARYIRAVEELGGIPLILPFVAEPSARRRLLDRVDGLLITGSGPDLPPRLYGERQRYKFPLVSKRRADFELELVHQAMKRDLPLLGICGGMQTVNVASGGSLYQDIPAQVPGALDHRQKAKAVYVAHPVTVAPKSLLNKVVARKKLMVNSSHHQSVKTVAPSLKTSAVAPDGIIEAIESPAHRFLLAIQWHPEFLFERHAVHRRLFEALLHAACRTHA
- a CDS encoding putative amino acid permease, GabP family, with translation MELPPIDPTATNFCTLSSRETVSSRLLRTKPIDQILADAEHPEHRLKKTLTAWDLTALGIGAIIGTGIFVLIGTAIVGDAHRPGAGPGIVLSFILSGFTCALAALCYAEFSAMIPVAGSAYTFSYATLGEFLAWLTGWNLILEYGVACVAVAIGWSGYFNKLLKLAGLELPYWATNPPHWAGGPEGSIANFPAAIIVLLVTLLLVIGIKESARVAGLIVLLKLGVILFFIVVGAPAVNADNWKPFMPNGFEGVRAAAAIIFFAYIGFDAVSTAAEEARNPQRDVPIGIIGSLAVCTVLYISVAAVITGLVPATQIDIHAPVAEALSLVGFKWGAAIVAIGAVAGITSVLVVMMLGQIRVFFAMSRDQLLSPGLSKVHPTFGTPHRATILTGVAVAILAAFFRIGDAADMTNIGTFFAFVLVCIGVLLLRYTKPDLPRPFRIPLMPLVPILSITACLYLMAGLPWATWIRFGVWTIIGILMYAAYGIKHSKLAAQAVNSGSHSR
- a CDS encoding Twin-arginine translocation protein TatA, with protein sequence MFGTMGFSELIIILVIVLIIFGAGRLPQIGEGVGKALKGFRKEVNEAPQPTSDQAEPDQPQAIRTPASIAAPPAPIAESSSVTTRPNIPYGPGPELTPGTTASLLYNTGLQAPPISAPSQNQASASASNPVSMEERAAEPPPRAHASYPPLPAGSQAKPTAKRPSAIVNKDAVARVQAQQATLKAKTLQSAATVSPDDLQHLGEGLGEVVRTFRQAVTDVRNSVDPQMCTIQAEMDAAKKEIQQSIEAAQELPSVQEDPQKSA